A DNA window from Paenibacillus sp. HWE-109 contains the following coding sequences:
- a CDS encoding glycosyl hydrolase, with product MLKKSKKVGVRIKVTSLLFLLSLLSPHLLLHPDVSNAATVPINSQATLEAKVVLQQLYAVSGLKTISGQHDYLESPDEWNNRVKGITGKYPSIHGYELGAIMNQTASEQAAQRENVVNSAIAWHQAGGLVTISYHENIPGTCLCWANVKKEMSQADFDKYVTPGTPQYNQLIADLDKTAVYLGKLKDAGVPVLWRPYHESNGGWFWWGKKTNFSALWNLMYERFVQVHKLNNLLWVWSPNAPNASSDPYNASFPGISKVDVLAVDIYDNDYNPDYYNKIVELAAGKPIAIGENGELPSQTVLSNQSKWAYFMTWGKMLSDNNGLAEITSSYANPRLLTRETFLSDLLNAIVPAPSPAPVPKPETAPVVARNGLRGEYYDNKDLTALKEVREDRKIDFNWSNAAPFPSMQADTFSVRWTGKLKPKYTENYQISTLSDDGIRVWVNGELVIDSWFNQSWVERKGSIALQAGVPVDFKVEYYDNTNGAVAKVSWESQSQTKQLIPDDALFLP from the coding sequence ATGTTGAAGAAATCCAAAAAGGTGGGTGTGCGAATAAAGGTGACTTCCTTGTTGTTTCTACTCTCATTATTATCACCGCATCTTTTGTTGCATCCAGATGTTTCGAATGCGGCAACAGTTCCGATTAATTCGCAAGCAACGCTGGAGGCGAAGGTCGTCCTGCAACAGCTATATGCGGTATCGGGGCTCAAAACGATTAGTGGTCAACACGATTATTTGGAAAGTCCTGATGAATGGAATAACCGTGTGAAGGGAATTACTGGCAAATATCCGAGTATCCACGGTTATGAACTTGGAGCGATCATGAATCAGACTGCAAGCGAGCAAGCTGCGCAGCGCGAGAATGTCGTCAATAGCGCAATTGCCTGGCATCAGGCAGGCGGCTTAGTGACCATTTCTTATCATGAGAACATTCCTGGAACATGCTTATGCTGGGCGAATGTGAAGAAAGAAATGAGCCAGGCTGATTTTGATAAGTACGTGACACCTGGCACACCGCAGTATAACCAGTTGATTGCCGATTTGGACAAAACGGCAGTCTATTTAGGCAAGCTAAAGGATGCTGGCGTTCCTGTGTTATGGCGCCCCTATCATGAAAGCAATGGAGGCTGGTTCTGGTGGGGGAAGAAAACGAATTTCTCCGCGCTGTGGAATTTGATGTACGAGCGTTTTGTTCAAGTGCATAAGTTGAATAATTTGTTGTGGGTATGGAGTCCCAATGCTCCCAATGCCTCATCAGATCCGTATAATGCCAGTTTTCCAGGGATATCCAAAGTGGATGTGTTGGCAGTTGATATCTATGACAATGACTATAATCCCGACTACTACAATAAAATTGTGGAATTAGCAGCAGGTAAACCAATCGCCATTGGCGAGAATGGAGAATTGCCTAGCCAAACGGTTCTTTCCAATCAATCCAAATGGGCGTATTTCATGACTTGGGGAAAAATGTTATCCGATAATAACGGACTTGCTGAAATCACTTCCTCTTATGCAAATCCACGGTTGTTAACGAGGGAGACATTCCTTAGTGATCTTCTGAATGCTATTGTTCCAGCACCATCACCGGCTCCGGTGCCCAAGCCGGAAACAGCACCCGTCGTGGCGAGGAATGGATTACGCGGAGAATATTACGATAATAAAGATTTGACTGCATTGAAAGAGGTCAGGGAAGATCGGAAGATCGATTTCAATTGGTCGAATGCGGCGCCATTTCCTTCCATGCAGGCAGATACCTTCTCTGTTCGCTGGACGGGGAAGCTGAAACCCAAGTATACAGAAAATTATCAAATTTCAACCTTATCGGATGATGGTATTCGCGTGTGGGTGAATGGTGAGTTGGTCATTGACAGTTGGTTCAACCAGAGCTGGGTGGAGCGAAAAGGCAGTATTGCCTTACAAGCAGGAGTCCCAGTTGATTTCAAAGTGGAGTATTATGATAATACGAATGGCGCTGTTGCCAAAGTCAGCTGGGAAAGTCAATCCCAAACCAAACAATTGATTCCTGACGATGCCCTGTTTCTTCCTTGA
- a CDS encoding discoidin domain-containing protein, with product MNPKFIRVMIILVSFLILLIFTSASNNHGVVANKIAALNEVKPVSEMIGNQLWRLGNPNDADEEFSKENSALTHYTVSADSSQPQDLKSVPQGLRKSVNPSFQVQFPLSTVPEHGVVLKVRILDAHKAVPQMAVFTNQLLSGIVQIAGVGGTTSAYPFKKTYELYIPKEQLQVGDNELKFMATGCLYCTADEDKYLWWKWDFIELDALTEPAAEPIHGKYVESGTKVSNLSFYYDEGAVRHLPYVLKWLGIAYSGNIMRVDCATDVRQGCSAIKAYYETLRDYNTQAVALHLHTGNVKLQEDGSLPADAEKKLQDYVTAYGSMFQYYEIDNEPGLFNRSKGVNLAIANWLKGHIPELAPHLKTVAPGWAYAPKYAVRTCRNQDASGRLQCGEPDGWEGDSQQRLELEKVTDLTNGHAYGTSYSENKGGSLLENLQTFDGAEDGLPKLMLNTEYGTSDTHVDNQAYGAVQPKAAVFDRILRAHIGFADMFMQHAAFYPQYALFEPNIDLNGQNPAEMKIHKNLPDTDSRVSVMRRLNLAYATHGRPLTYEITNKTELSDKLVYFRGVDTSSLAPLPGSKGTSNKLLLNFVNFENSSQTVHVKVAMPEAGQYEGERFGNGDTYESARTYVSQLQASPELEFKETLAPGEAVQYILTRTEDVKPKAPSWVKAVSQPDHAIEVNWLESEGAQSYEVWRKERGAMKYQLVAKEVPDPHWTDMKTAVGQTYAYQIRVAGKKEASAEALVTVTDEAALNRSDWVITSSSGKPQSAIDSNPYSRWDTAKNQVPGQFIQVDMKESFTISRIELQTAGSPNDFPRNYEVFLSADGVNWTASIASGAGSTQTNITFEPHNARFVKIVQTSKAGNYWSIYDFQVYGKRRE from the coding sequence ATGAACCCGAAATTCATAAGAGTTATGATCATACTCGTCAGTTTTTTGATTTTATTGATTTTCACATCTGCATCCAATAATCATGGTGTCGTTGCCAATAAGATTGCTGCGCTCAATGAGGTGAAGCCTGTGTCTGAGATGATCGGCAACCAGCTATGGCGGCTAGGAAATCCCAATGATGCTGATGAGGAATTCAGCAAAGAGAATAGCGCTTTAACGCATTACACCGTATCCGCGGATTCAAGTCAACCGCAAGATTTGAAATCGGTACCGCAAGGACTGCGCAAATCAGTGAATCCAAGCTTTCAAGTTCAATTCCCACTGAGCACGGTGCCCGAGCACGGTGTAGTGTTAAAAGTCCGTATCTTGGATGCTCACAAAGCGGTACCTCAAATGGCTGTATTTACGAATCAGCTTCTCTCTGGCATCGTTCAAATTGCCGGTGTTGGAGGGACCACCAGTGCGTATCCGTTTAAAAAAACGTATGAACTTTATATTCCCAAAGAGCAGCTTCAGGTTGGAGATAACGAGCTCAAATTCATGGCAACTGGGTGTTTATACTGTACGGCCGATGAAGATAAATATTTATGGTGGAAATGGGACTTTATTGAGTTGGATGCCTTGACGGAACCTGCCGCGGAACCGATTCATGGCAAATACGTCGAATCCGGCACGAAAGTCAGTAATTTATCCTTCTACTATGATGAGGGAGCGGTCAGACATTTGCCATATGTTTTAAAATGGTTGGGTATTGCCTACAGCGGCAACATCATGCGAGTAGATTGCGCGACTGATGTCCGGCAGGGCTGCTCAGCGATCAAGGCTTATTACGAAACGCTGCGCGATTACAACACGCAAGCTGTAGCTTTGCACTTGCACACAGGAAATGTAAAGCTGCAGGAAGATGGATCTTTACCGGCAGATGCCGAGAAAAAGCTGCAGGATTATGTGACAGCCTATGGGTCGATGTTTCAATACTATGAAATTGATAACGAGCCAGGCCTGTTTAATCGTTCCAAAGGTGTTAATCTAGCCATTGCCAATTGGCTCAAAGGTCATATCCCAGAGCTGGCGCCGCACTTGAAAACTGTTGCTCCAGGATGGGCGTATGCACCCAAATATGCGGTGCGGACTTGTCGCAATCAAGATGCGTCAGGCAGACTGCAATGCGGAGAACCCGATGGTTGGGAAGGTGATTCCCAGCAGCGCCTCGAATTGGAGAAGGTAACCGATTTAACCAATGGTCATGCATACGGCACCTCGTACTCCGAGAATAAGGGAGGGAGTTTGCTGGAAAATTTGCAAACGTTCGATGGGGCTGAGGACGGCTTGCCTAAACTAATGTTGAATACCGAGTATGGGACATCGGATACTCATGTAGATAACCAGGCTTATGGCGCTGTGCAACCGAAAGCAGCCGTATTTGATCGAATTCTGAGAGCCCATATCGGCTTTGCGGATATGTTCATGCAGCATGCGGCTTTTTACCCGCAATATGCCTTGTTTGAACCGAATATTGACTTAAACGGTCAGAATCCCGCAGAGATGAAGATTCATAAGAATTTGCCTGATACAGACTCCAGAGTCAGTGTCATGAGAAGATTGAATCTGGCATATGCCACACATGGCAGACCTCTCACTTATGAGATTACGAATAAAACAGAGCTAAGTGATAAACTGGTCTATTTTCGCGGTGTAGATACCTCGAGTTTGGCGCCGCTGCCTGGATCCAAAGGCACATCGAACAAACTCCTGCTTAATTTCGTGAATTTTGAAAATAGTTCACAAACTGTGCATGTCAAAGTTGCCATGCCAGAGGCTGGGCAATATGAAGGAGAACGATTCGGAAATGGGGACACCTATGAATCCGCTCGTACTTATGTGAGTCAACTGCAAGCTTCTCCAGAGCTTGAGTTCAAGGAGACGCTTGCTCCAGGTGAAGCAGTCCAATATATCCTTACGCGGACTGAGGATGTGAAGCCCAAAGCGCCAAGTTGGGTAAAAGCTGTTTCGCAGCCCGATCATGCAATTGAAGTCAATTGGCTGGAGTCGGAGGGCGCTCAAAGCTATGAAGTTTGGCGAAAAGAACGCGGAGCGATGAAGTATCAATTAGTCGCCAAAGAGGTGCCTGATCCGCATTGGACGGATATGAAAACGGCAGTTGGTCAAACCTATGCCTATCAAATTCGCGTGGCGGGCAAGAAAGAAGCATCAGCTGAGGCACTTGTGACCGTTACGGACGAAGCTGCGCTTAACCGATCAGATTGGGTCATCACCAGCAGCTCGGGGAAACCGCAAAGCGCGATTGACAGTAATCCTTACAGCCGGTGGGATACAGCGAAAAATCAGGTGCCTGGTCAATTCATCCAAGTCGATATGAAAGAATCGTTTACGATCAGCCGGATTGAGCTGCAAACAGCGGGCTCGCCTAATGATTTTCCAAGGAATTATGAGGTCTTCCTTTCAGCCGATGGGGTGAATTGGACAGCCTCCATTGCTTCTGGTGCGGGATCCACACAGACGAATATCACATTTGAGCCACATAACGCTAGATTTGTGAAGATCGTTCAGACGTCCAAAGCAGGCAATTATTGGTCCATTTACGATTTTCAGGTGTATGGGAAGAGGCGTGAGTAA